A single genomic interval of Amblyomma americanum isolate KBUSLIRL-KWMA chromosome 11, ASM5285725v1, whole genome shotgun sequence harbors:
- the LOC144110763 gene encoding uncharacterized protein LOC144110763, producing the protein MPTAHPTHPSRAQPPPATIRPTPTASSSNATISVTGATTDSMSTTKVATDSTPCTTLSATASPQTTVSAQTTTPKRPGLRRFTTVCTVSYLHVGLVMPPGDNCNYIFYDSLYSRPEDTFMETFTNNYLKPFFDAARQSTTVRFGFSVHAP; encoded by the exons ATGCCGACGGCACATCCCACTCATCCATCCCGAGCACAGCCTCCTCCTGCTACCATCCGGCCTACGCCGACAGCATCTTCCTCGAATGCGACAATCTCGGTGACTGGGGCCACGACTGATTCGATGAGTACGACCAAGGTGGCGACTGATTCCACGCCATGCACTACGCTCTCGGCGACAGCAAGCCCGCAGACCACCGTATCAGCTCAAACGACTACGCCAAAAC GTCCGGGTCTGCGTCGCTTCACCACCGTGTGCACAGTGAGCTACCTTCACGTTGGTCTCGTGATGCCTCCGGGAGATAACTGCAACTACATCTTCTACGACTCACTCTACTCACGGCCCGAGGACACCTTCATGGAGACATTCACCAACAACTACCTCAAGCCCTTCTTCGATGCGGCCAGGCAGAGCACCACAGTCCGCTTCGGGTTCTCTGTGCACGCACCGTAA